Proteins found in one Sporosarcina jeotgali genomic segment:
- a CDS encoding STAS domain-containing protein, producing MQSFDQFINYIAKHTDELAATIVKRVVDQIPSEVPEAEQQQALLMYKELWKSLGESLRVDQFEIPEALMKWSRSNAAMQTEIGGKISVIVDRYPPTRIVFSNVLVEISEEAGLSLKEFAQVNKQVNTMLDISLNETYYAFERLSELYRSETEHELAQLSAPIVPLQDGIVVIPFIGEITDDRSYAIMNNVLPKIAEMDVECAIADFSGLVSVDDHVVRSLHQIEDALSLMGIDFYTTGLRPELAQKIVNSGMDFAGMKYYATVKQALESLL from the coding sequence ATGCAGTCATTCGACCAATTTATTAACTATATAGCAAAACATACGGATGAGCTGGCGGCTACAATCGTTAAGAGGGTTGTCGACCAGATACCAAGTGAAGTGCCTGAAGCTGAACAACAGCAGGCGCTGCTCATGTACAAGGAACTTTGGAAATCACTAGGGGAATCATTGCGAGTTGACCAATTTGAAATTCCTGAAGCGCTTATGAAGTGGAGCCGCAGCAACGCAGCTATGCAGACAGAAATAGGCGGCAAAATCTCTGTGATTGTAGATCGCTATCCGCCGACACGCATCGTGTTTTCAAATGTTCTAGTTGAAATCAGCGAAGAAGCTGGACTTTCTTTAAAAGAGTTCGCACAAGTCAACAAACAAGTAAACACGATGCTGGATATTAGCCTCAATGAAACCTATTATGCATTTGAACGGCTATCGGAGCTCTATCGTTCCGAAACGGAACACGAACTCGCGCAATTATCAGCACCGATTGTTCCTTTACAAGATGGAATTGTCGTCATTCCGTTCATCGGTGAAATTACCGACGACCGCTCCTATGCAATTATGAATAATGTTCTGCCAAAAATTGCAGAGATGGATGTGGAGTGCGCAATTGCAGATTTCTCCGGGCTCGTTTCAGTAGATGATCATGTAGTCCGGTCGCTCCATCAAATTGAAGATGCACTTAGTTTGATGGGGATCGATTTCTATACGACAGGACTGCGGCCGGAACTTGCACAGAAGATCGTCAATTCAGGCATGGATTTTGCGGGGATGAAGTATTATGCAACGGTTAAACAGGCTTTGGAAAGTTTGTTGTGA
- the pelG gene encoding exopolysaccharide Pel transporter PelG gives MAGIGFELRRLLKEEGLIQNTKGYAFSTILTVGPMLLSILLVFTMKAIMRYGDAAYAEVELFIVTMTYIFIFSIILTSGISIILTRYLADQLFEKKYENLLDSFYGAVLIVMPLGALIGIVFLMNAEASFVYKFTAYLLFLQMLLIWIQNIFLSALKDYFRIFRHFAYGILTALLTGWLLVFSNLLPPLEAVMAGNAVGFSVILFLTMTHFIHFFSRNDEKHYFAFLANGKWYSLLFFSGIFVYAGIYLQNFVYWTREDALVVANVFRLYPYYDVPVFYAYFSVVPTLVLFVITVETSFYEKFRLYYRGVTMGASYKRLHKAKKEMQQSLLSGLSFLAEVQIMFSALAVAIGLFVFPKMGFTMEQLDVYIILVLGFYFFILMFVMLHALMYFDDVKGVFWLSLLYVVTITVFTQMTMLNSLDGLGMFVASFVTLAAVFARVLYVLKNISYYTFSSRSSGEQKLHKKKKNPSLKWKAIGAKLSILALVILSGCTPAKQAKTFESATPNAAKEDASIVSSSLKEDKRLYERDVDDSVKALYITIWPDEHPDKSSVDWYGLNRLTDRYSTASLSITMAEGEEDGEGPRSGMFGAGDDEPNAKIRLRGNSARGDSQKSYKIKLFDKAGVWNDQRVLNLNKHIGDFSRIRNKLSFDVMEDVDDLTSLRTQFVHLYVNDKTAKTQTETYEDYGLYTHIEQPNKQFLKSHLLDPNGYLYKVTFFEFLQYPDQLKLIDDPTYDEQAFESILEVKGRKDHEKLLKMLEDVNNTHIPIEEVMEKHFDLDNFLTWTAVNILMDNMDTDANNFYLYSPLNSEKWYLLPWDYDGAWELQRREKVIRPYQAGISNYWGSVLHRRYFQTQTHVDQLTAKLEELQQTINSEQITKRVHAYEKKVEPFVMSNPDMQFLPDESKLYGTELKQLASVPENSMKRYLEDLEKPKPFYMDPPVIEKDVISFQWQLSFDLQKDDLFYDVEVAKDPLFTEVIHTEKGLVSNRFEMKRPADGFYYWRVFARDAKGNTQTSFDLYMDEEENFYYGALQLEVNE, from the coding sequence ATGGCGGGAATTGGATTTGAATTGAGGCGATTGTTAAAAGAAGAAGGACTCATTCAAAATACGAAAGGATATGCCTTTTCAACGATCCTGACGGTTGGCCCTATGCTTCTGAGTATTCTTCTTGTCTTCACGATGAAAGCGATTATGCGATACGGCGATGCCGCGTATGCAGAAGTAGAACTGTTCATTGTCACGATGACGTACATCTTTATCTTTTCAATCATTCTGACCAGCGGCATCAGCATTATTCTGACAAGGTACTTGGCGGATCAGCTGTTTGAGAAAAAGTACGAAAATCTATTGGATTCCTTTTATGGAGCAGTCCTCATTGTGATGCCTCTAGGGGCTTTGATCGGTATTGTGTTTTTGATGAATGCTGAAGCTTCGTTTGTCTATAAATTCACGGCGTATCTGCTGTTTCTCCAAATGCTTCTTATATGGATTCAAAATATCTTCCTATCCGCTTTGAAAGATTACTTCCGCATCTTCCGGCACTTTGCATATGGAATATTAACAGCGCTGCTTACAGGCTGGCTGCTTGTTTTCAGCAATCTGCTTCCGCCATTGGAAGCAGTCATGGCTGGGAATGCAGTTGGGTTTTCCGTCATTCTCTTTTTGACAATGACCCACTTCATTCATTTCTTCTCAAGAAATGACGAAAAGCACTATTTCGCATTTCTTGCGAATGGGAAATGGTACAGCCTCTTATTTTTCTCAGGAATTTTTGTCTATGCAGGCATCTACCTTCAGAACTTTGTCTATTGGACCCGTGAAGATGCATTAGTCGTTGCAAACGTATTTCGGCTTTATCCGTACTATGATGTACCTGTATTTTATGCGTACTTCTCCGTCGTACCTACTCTTGTATTGTTCGTCATTACAGTGGAAACGTCTTTCTATGAAAAGTTCCGGCTCTACTATCGAGGGGTTACCATGGGAGCTTCCTATAAAAGACTGCATAAAGCCAAAAAAGAGATGCAGCAGTCGCTGCTGTCAGGTCTCAGCTTTCTAGCGGAAGTGCAAATCATGTTCTCTGCACTCGCTGTAGCAATCGGATTATTCGTTTTTCCGAAGATGGGCTTTACGATGGAGCAGCTGGATGTCTATATCATTCTCGTTTTAGGATTCTACTTTTTCATTCTCATGTTTGTCATGCTGCATGCGCTTATGTACTTTGACGATGTCAAAGGTGTGTTCTGGTTAAGTTTGCTGTATGTCGTCACAATCACTGTCTTTACCCAGATGACGATGCTGAACTCGCTGGACGGTCTCGGTATGTTCGTCGCGTCATTCGTGACACTTGCCGCCGTGTTCGCCCGCGTCCTTTATGTACTGAAAAATATTAGTTATTATACGTTCTCTTCACGGTCATCGGGAGAACAAAAACTTCATAAAAAGAAAAAGAATCCGTCCTTAAAATGGAAGGCTATCGGAGCCAAGCTTTCGATCCTTGCGCTAGTCATTCTAAGCGGATGCACTCCCGCAAAACAAGCTAAGACGTTTGAATCAGCTACGCCCAATGCTGCAAAAGAAGATGCTTCGATTGTCTCTTCATCCCTTAAAGAGGATAAGCGGCTATACGAACGTGACGTCGATGACTCTGTAAAAGCATTGTATATCACCATATGGCCAGATGAACATCCAGACAAAAGCTCAGTGGACTGGTATGGACTTAACCGGCTGACCGATCGATATTCCACTGCGTCATTATCGATCACGATGGCTGAGGGGGAAGAAGATGGTGAAGGCCCGCGCTCCGGTATGTTCGGAGCGGGGGACGATGAACCGAATGCGAAAATCAGACTTAGAGGGAATTCGGCGAGAGGGGATTCCCAGAAGTCTTATAAAATTAAGCTCTTTGATAAAGCGGGTGTATGGAATGATCAAAGAGTGCTGAACTTGAACAAGCATATTGGAGACTTCTCCAGAATCCGGAATAAGTTGAGCTTTGACGTAATGGAAGACGTCGATGATCTAACAAGTTTGCGCACCCAGTTCGTCCATTTGTATGTCAATGATAAGACCGCCAAAACCCAAACGGAAACGTATGAAGACTACGGTCTGTACACCCATATCGAACAACCGAATAAGCAATTTTTGAAATCACATTTACTGGACCCGAATGGGTACTTATATAAAGTGACATTTTTTGAATTTCTTCAGTATCCGGATCAGCTTAAATTGATAGACGATCCGACCTATGATGAGCAGGCATTTGAAAGTATTTTGGAAGTGAAAGGAAGAAAAGACCACGAAAAACTATTGAAGATGCTGGAAGATGTGAATAACACACACATTCCAATAGAAGAAGTCATGGAGAAGCATTTCGATTTAGACAATTTTTTGACATGGACCGCTGTGAATATTCTTATGGACAACATGGATACGGACGCGAACAATTTCTATCTATATTCCCCTTTGAACTCCGAAAAGTGGTACCTCCTCCCTTGGGATTACGATGGCGCATGGGAACTGCAGCGCAGAGAGAAAGTTATTCGGCCCTATCAGGCTGGTATTAGTAACTACTGGGGATCTGTTTTACATAGACGGTATTTCCAGACGCAAACACATGTTGATCAGTTAACTGCAAAGTTGGAAGAACTGCAGCAGACCATTAATTCTGAGCAAATCACGAAGCGCGTTCATGCGTATGAGAAAAAAGTGGAACCGTTTGTGATGAGTAATCCGGACATGCAGTTTTTACCGGATGAATCTAAGTTGTATGGTACGGAATTGAAGCAGCTCGCATCTGTTCCTGAAAACTCGATGAAGCGTTATTTGGAAGACTTAGAGAAACCGAAACCGTTTTATATGGATCCGCCTGTAATCGAAAAAGACGTCATATCGTTCCAGTGGCAGCTCTCCTTCGACTTACAGAAGGATGATTTGTTTTATGATGTGGAAGTCGCAAAAGATCCACTTTTTACGGAAGTAATCCATACGGAAAAGGGGTTGGTCTCCAATCGATTCGAGATGAAGCGCCCGGCAGACGGTTTCTATTATTGGCGTGTATTTGCCAGAGATGCTAAAGGAAATACGCAAACTTCTTTCGACTTGTATATGGACGAAGAGGAAAACTTCTACTATGGTGCACTTCAGCTGGAGGTGAATGAGTGA
- a CDS encoding polyphosphate polymerase domain-containing protein, whose product MTFQNKKLRNELKFYLHIHEYLSLRAKTSAMLELDRHSLSESGYSIRSLYFDGMHAHSLHDKNDGIFSREKYRIRVYNGSKDVINLERKNKYGIYVNKESAPLTLRQYEEILKGEYDSLRGTGYPLIDEFHRALAYRNFRPSAITDYEREAYIYGPGNVRITFDKRLAAGVNTTDVFSDSLILEEVLPVEETVLEVKYDEYLPTQIQQLVEVNQFVRSAISKFVICKEAGMLHFKE is encoded by the coding sequence ATGACCTTTCAAAATAAGAAGTTAAGGAACGAACTCAAATTTTACCTTCATATCCATGAGTATTTATCATTGCGCGCCAAAACTTCTGCCATGTTAGAGCTGGACAGACATTCACTATCCGAGAGCGGGTATTCCATTAGAAGTCTGTATTTCGACGGCATGCATGCCCACTCGCTTCACGATAAAAATGACGGGATTTTCAGCCGTGAAAAATATAGAATCCGAGTATACAACGGAAGTAAAGACGTGATTAATCTGGAACGGAAAAACAAGTATGGAATCTATGTGAATAAGGAGTCTGCTCCGCTGACACTTCGTCAATATGAAGAGATTCTGAAAGGAGAGTATGACTCGCTTCGCGGGACAGGCTATCCGCTCATTGATGAATTCCATCGAGCACTGGCTTATCGGAACTTCCGGCCGTCCGCGATTACTGATTATGAGAGGGAAGCGTACATTTACGGCCCGGGAAACGTAAGGATTACGTTTGATAAGCGGCTGGCAGCGGGTGTGAATACGACAGATGTTTTCAGTGACAGTTTGATTCTGGAAGAAGTGCTCCCAGTTGAAGAAACGGTACTTGAAGTGAAGTATGACGAATACTTGCCGACTCAAATTCAACAGTTAGTGGAGGTGAACCAATTCGTCAGATCCGCTATTTCAAAGTTTGTCATTTGCAAAGAAGCAGGAATGCTTCATTTCAAAGAGTGA
- a CDS encoding N-acetylmannosamine-6-phosphate 2-epimerase: MHLPSDLIVSCQALEDEPLHSSFIMSKLALAAYQGGAKGIRANSKEDITAIKQEVSLPVIGIVKRNYPGSDVYITATRIEADELLASGCEVIAMDATLAKRPAESLEELVHYVRSAAPHVELMADIATVEEAVRAEQLGFDYIGTTLHGYTANTVGKKVYHDDFSFLKEVLSSVTAPVIAEGNIATPEMLKRVFELGVYAAVVGGAITRPRDITRTFANELQNARTNSR; encoded by the coding sequence ATGCATTTACCATCAGACTTAATCGTCTCATGCCAAGCACTCGAAGACGAGCCGCTGCATTCGTCTTTCATCATGAGTAAACTCGCACTTGCTGCCTATCAAGGCGGCGCAAAAGGGATTCGCGCGAATTCGAAAGAAGATATAACAGCGATTAAACAAGAAGTGTCCCTTCCTGTGATTGGAATTGTGAAACGGAACTATCCGGGATCGGATGTCTACATTACAGCAACTCGTATTGAAGCAGATGAACTGCTCGCAAGCGGCTGTGAAGTGATTGCGATGGACGCCACTCTTGCGAAGCGTCCGGCGGAATCCCTTGAAGAGCTCGTTCACTACGTTCGTTCGGCTGCACCTCACGTCGAACTCATGGCGGACATTGCAACTGTGGAAGAAGCCGTTCGCGCAGAACAGCTCGGCTTCGATTACATCGGAACGACCTTACATGGCTACACGGCCAATACGGTTGGGAAAAAAGTGTATCATGACGACTTTTCGTTCTTAAAAGAAGTATTGAGCTCCGTAACTGCACCCGTTATTGCAGAAGGCAATATTGCAACACCTGAAATGCTTAAACGGGTGTTTGAACTTGGTGTATACGCTGCGGTTGTCGGCGGTGCAATTACACGTCCGCGAGACATCACCCGTACGTTTGCCAATGAACTGCAAAATGCTCGTACCAATTCCCGTTGA
- a CDS encoding S-layer homology domain-containing protein, which produces MKREAKTYRKWAVLIVLMLTISFISPVIVEADGFRDVSPAYKEAVTYLTEKNYTNGISPTLFGTGDPITRGSAAVILANALELPMNSAESRGFLDVPARAEQAVNALKHAGIIRGKSDSHFGFTDSIKRGEMALMLSHAEAYNLTGDVSRIGFRDVNSRYAEAVAGLIANGITKGKSETRFGTDDLLKRGEFAVLVYRSEMDKLTESMPKTYSALANQLKSGNVKSIKLIGDSITAGAGGNGYTIPADGRVILQDGQATYRESSKLADTWANRFRAYVERPEFGQVDFFNAGISGKTAQWSLERIDKLVSSKEDVVFVMLGTNDRLIGDLNQYEQTIRKLLSEADKRSKLMVVMAPPPSTQQIAHYQFSPESINNLLKRISSENGYMFVSHYDALSEFLAQHPETSYEDLMETKSPHPTSAGYEVMWKAIQSKLQLK; this is translated from the coding sequence TTGAAGAGAGAAGCAAAAACATATCGCAAATGGGCGGTACTGATCGTTTTGATGTTGACCATATCCTTCATATCACCAGTCATTGTTGAGGCGGATGGTTTCAGGGATGTATCGCCGGCGTATAAAGAAGCCGTCACTTATTTAACGGAAAAAAACTATACGAATGGAATTTCACCAACACTTTTTGGTACGGGTGACCCGATTACGAGAGGAAGTGCAGCTGTCATATTGGCAAATGCATTGGAACTGCCGATGAACTCTGCAGAATCCCGCGGATTTTTAGATGTTCCTGCACGTGCAGAACAGGCTGTCAATGCTTTGAAGCATGCAGGAATCATACGCGGGAAAAGCGATTCGCACTTCGGATTTACGGATTCGATAAAACGTGGTGAAATGGCGCTGATGCTCAGCCATGCCGAAGCGTATAATTTAACAGGAGATGTCTCTCGTATTGGCTTCCGTGACGTCAATAGCCGTTATGCAGAAGCTGTGGCTGGATTGATTGCTAATGGGATCACAAAAGGGAAATCAGAAACTCGATTTGGAACGGATGATTTGCTGAAACGCGGAGAATTTGCAGTTCTTGTCTATCGTTCAGAAATGGACAAGTTGACGGAGTCGATGCCTAAGACGTACAGCGCGCTTGCGAATCAATTGAAAAGTGGAAACGTGAAGTCTATCAAATTGATCGGTGATAGTATTACTGCCGGGGCTGGCGGAAATGGCTATACAATCCCGGCAGATGGACGCGTGATTTTACAAGACGGGCAAGCGACCTATCGGGAATCATCTAAGCTGGCAGATACGTGGGCAAATCGATTCCGTGCATATGTGGAACGTCCAGAGTTCGGACAAGTCGATTTCTTCAATGCGGGCATTAGCGGGAAAACGGCTCAGTGGTCACTGGAGCGGATAGACAAGCTGGTTTCATCCAAAGAAGATGTGGTCTTTGTGATGCTTGGCACGAACGACCGTCTCATTGGGGACCTCAATCAGTATGAACAAACGATTCGCAAGCTTTTATCTGAAGCAGACAAGCGTTCGAAGCTGATGGTTGTCATGGCACCGCCGCCTTCTACGCAGCAGATCGCACATTATCAATTCTCGCCTGAAAGTATTAATAATCTTTTAAAACGAATCAGCAGCGAAAATGGATATATGTTTGTATCGCATTACGATGCGTTAAGTGAATTCTTGGCGCAGCATCCGGAAACGTCTTATGAAGACTTGATGGAAACAAAGAGTCCTCATCCAACGAGCGCTGGATATGAAGTGATGTGGAAAGCGATCCAGAGTAAGCTGCAGTTAAAATGA
- a CDS encoding maltose/glucose-specific PTS transporter subunit IIC produces the protein MKNFFGKAQQFGKSFMLPIAILPAAGLLLGIGGALSNPNTISSYPILDQSFLQALFTIMSSAGSIVFANLPIIFAVGIAIGLARSDKGTAALAALVGYLVMNATINAILSITDTLAADNLSAVGQGNALGIQTLEMGVFGGIVVGIMAGMLHNRFNKIELPQYLGFFGGSRFIPIVTAFSSIILGAIMYLIWPLFQNLIAEAGNLVNATGVIGTFLYGFILRMLGPFGLHHIFYLPFWQTGLGGSLEIGGQLVQGTQNIFFAQLSDPTTERFFEGTSRFMSGRFITMMFGLLGAALAIYHTAKPEHKKVVGGLMLSAALTSFLTGITEPLEFSFLFIAPALYVVHAVFDGLAFMLADIFNITIGQTFSGGFIDFMLFGVLQGEAKTNWMYVIPIGIVWFFLYYFTFKFMIRKFNFKTPGREDEKAVEPADGQSSIDPQASRPHTIIDAFGGKENILDLDNCATRLRVTVIDPELVKKEVFPLTGSKGVIMNGTGVQVVYGPQVSVIKNEVEELLEQ, from the coding sequence ATGAAAAACTTTTTCGGTAAAGCTCAACAGTTCGGGAAATCGTTCATGCTGCCAATCGCGATTCTGCCTGCCGCTGGTTTGCTGTTAGGAATCGGGGGAGCACTATCCAATCCCAATACAATCAGTTCTTATCCAATCTTAGATCAGTCTTTCTTACAAGCACTGTTTACTATAATGAGCAGCGCGGGCAGTATTGTCTTCGCCAATCTTCCAATCATCTTTGCAGTCGGAATTGCAATCGGCCTCGCCCGTTCCGATAAAGGGACCGCTGCGCTGGCAGCTCTTGTCGGCTACTTAGTCATGAACGCAACGATCAATGCGATCTTATCCATCACCGATACACTTGCTGCCGACAATCTTTCGGCTGTCGGACAAGGAAATGCGTTAGGCATTCAAACGCTCGAGATGGGTGTATTCGGCGGTATTGTTGTCGGAATCATGGCCGGTATGCTGCACAATCGATTCAACAAAATTGAGCTGCCTCAGTATTTAGGATTCTTCGGCGGCTCGCGTTTCATTCCGATTGTGACAGCATTTTCATCCATTATTCTCGGAGCAATCATGTATCTCATATGGCCGCTTTTCCAAAATCTAATTGCAGAGGCTGGGAACTTGGTCAATGCGACAGGTGTCATCGGAACATTCTTGTATGGATTTATCCTTCGTATGCTTGGACCTTTCGGATTGCACCACATTTTCTACTTGCCATTTTGGCAAACCGGTTTGGGAGGATCCCTGGAAATCGGCGGTCAGCTTGTTCAAGGTACACAGAACATTTTCTTTGCACAATTAAGTGACCCGACCACAGAACGATTCTTTGAAGGCACTTCCCGCTTCATGTCCGGCCGTTTCATTACGATGATGTTCGGTCTTCTCGGAGCGGCCCTTGCGATTTATCACACAGCAAAGCCAGAACACAAAAAGGTCGTCGGCGGTCTCATGCTTTCGGCTGCGCTGACTTCATTCTTAACAGGAATTACAGAACCGCTTGAATTCTCATTCCTATTCATTGCACCAGCACTATACGTGGTCCACGCCGTATTTGACGGATTGGCGTTCATGCTGGCTGACATTTTCAATATTACAATCGGTCAGACGTTCTCAGGCGGATTCATCGATTTCATGCTCTTCGGTGTATTGCAAGGGGAAGCGAAGACGAATTGGATGTATGTGATCCCAATCGGAATCGTTTGGTTCTTCTTGTACTACTTCACATTCAAGTTCATGATTCGCAAATTCAACTTTAAAACACCCGGACGGGAAGATGAAAAAGCGGTTGAACCTGCTGACGGTCAATCATCTATCGACCCTCAAGCGAGCCGTCCTCATACAATTATCGATGCGTTTGGAGGAAAAGAGAATATTCTTGACCTGGATAACTGCGCAACTCGTCTGCGGGTTACAGTAATAGATCCGGAACTCGTAAAGAAAGAAGTTTTCCCATTGACAGGCAGTAAAGGCGTCATTATGAATGGTACCGGTGTCCAAGTGGTATATGGTCCTCAAGTATCTGTTATAAAGAACGAAGTAGAAGAACTTTTAGAGCAATAA
- a CDS encoding DUF4956 domain-containing protein — translation MNDLITFDNVIKKSVINLEAFRSVSYIDMLFGFTCAFAIGIFIFWIYRRYFRGVVYSYNYNVSFVLMTLITAMIIMTISTNIVLSLGMVGALSIVRFRTAVKDPLDIVYMFWAISAGIASGAKMYPLAIIGSLFIGAVLAVLSKRKVHKHAYLLIIRHTEEAADPLRNELRKMTTSLKSKNVRKGYTELTLELSLRDDNTSFMKKLNDIEGVMEVSLINYTGDYAQ, via the coding sequence ATGAATGATTTAATTACTTTTGATAATGTTATAAAGAAAAGTGTTATTAACTTAGAGGCATTTAGAAGTGTCTCCTACATCGATATGCTTTTCGGTTTTACTTGTGCGTTTGCCATTGGGATATTCATCTTCTGGATCTACCGCCGTTACTTTAGAGGGGTTGTCTACAGCTATAATTATAATGTGTCATTTGTGCTGATGACGCTGATCACCGCGATGATCATTATGACCATCAGCACGAACATCGTTCTGTCTTTAGGGATGGTAGGAGCATTGAGTATTGTCCGGTTCCGGACCGCGGTGAAAGATCCGCTTGATATTGTCTATATGTTTTGGGCGATTTCTGCAGGCATCGCTTCAGGTGCAAAGATGTATCCGCTGGCGATTATAGGGTCTCTTTTCATCGGCGCCGTCCTCGCTGTCCTTTCTAAACGGAAAGTTCATAAGCATGCGTACTTATTAATCATTCGTCATACAGAAGAAGCGGCAGATCCGTTGCGGAATGAGTTAAGGAAAATGACGACATCATTGAAATCCAAGAATGTTCGGAAAGGTTATACAGAGCTGACATTGGAGCTGAGTTTACGGGACGATAACACTTCGTTCATGAAGAAGTTGAATGATATTGAAGGAGTCATGGAAGTCTCCCTTATTAATTATACGGGTGATTATGCTCAATAA
- the pelF gene encoding GT4 family glycosyltransferase PelF — protein MRICLIAEGSFPYVAGGVSSWMTSLVSEMPEHDFIIFAIGAEEAQKGKFKCALPPNIIEVHEFFLDAHRGGKSKWGQRYSLSEQEFETLSEFLRGERTLQWENLFKLLRSDKFKSPMDFLSSKDYFDIIEEIARDSYPTVPFTELFWTINSMILPLLLAARTELPEADVYHAVSTGYAGVIGALAKYLYGKPLLLTEHGIYSREREEEIIKAGWVEGHFKDLWINYFYTLSAAAYTFADQVITLFERNREIEIELGCAPEKIDVIPNGIESLSSVIAAVKPDSDVIRIGAIVRVVPIKDIKTMIQSFAIVEKELHNAHLYIMGPLDENPEYYDECLSLCQALQVQGVHFTGMVSIQEWLPKLDILLLTSISEGQPLAILEGMAAKKPFVVTNVGSCKELMEGKESDDFGPAGIVTAVMHTEQIAKAILKLCENPKMRTVMGENGYQRVSRDYRKETFIEGYRGLYETIGGD, from the coding sequence ATGCGGATATGCTTAATCGCCGAAGGTTCTTTTCCTTACGTTGCAGGAGGAGTTTCCAGCTGGATGACGAGTTTGGTTTCAGAGATGCCGGAGCACGACTTCATCATTTTCGCAATCGGTGCAGAAGAGGCGCAAAAAGGAAAGTTCAAATGTGCATTGCCTCCCAACATCATCGAAGTGCATGAATTTTTCCTGGATGCGCACCGGGGCGGCAAAAGTAAGTGGGGGCAGCGGTACTCGTTATCAGAACAGGAATTTGAAACATTATCCGAATTTTTAAGAGGGGAACGCACCTTGCAGTGGGAAAACCTTTTCAAATTACTCCGGTCAGATAAATTCAAGTCCCCTATGGATTTTCTCTCCAGTAAAGATTACTTCGACATCATCGAAGAAATCGCGAGAGACTCATATCCAACTGTCCCATTCACAGAATTATTCTGGACGATCAACTCGATGATTTTACCATTGCTGCTGGCAGCCCGAACTGAGCTGCCGGAAGCGGATGTCTATCATGCGGTGTCCACTGGATACGCAGGAGTGATCGGAGCGCTGGCAAAATATTTATACGGTAAACCTCTTTTGCTGACGGAACATGGAATTTACTCAAGGGAACGGGAAGAGGAAATTATTAAGGCAGGATGGGTGGAAGGCCATTTTAAAGATCTCTGGATTAATTACTTCTATACACTTTCAGCAGCGGCTTATACGTTTGCGGACCAAGTCATTACACTGTTTGAGCGGAACAGAGAAATTGAAATTGAACTAGGGTGTGCTCCTGAAAAGATCGACGTCATTCCAAATGGGATCGAGTCGTTGAGTTCAGTGATTGCGGCTGTTAAACCCGATTCGGATGTGATTCGTATCGGAGCAATTGTCCGTGTTGTGCCGATCAAAGATATTAAAACGATGATTCAAAGCTTTGCGATCGTAGAAAAAGAATTACACAATGCCCACCTTTATATTATGGGACCGTTAGATGAAAACCCTGAATATTACGATGAGTGTTTGTCCCTTTGCCAAGCGCTTCAAGTTCAGGGGGTGCATTTTACTGGAATGGTTTCAATACAAGAATGGCTGCCGAAATTGGATATCTTACTGCTGACAAGTATTAGTGAAGGTCAGCCGCTTGCGATTTTGGAAGGGATGGCTGCGAAAAAACCATTTGTTGTCACGAACGTAGGCAGCTGCAAAGAGCTTATGGAAGGCAAGGAATCGGATGACTTTGGACCAGCAGGTATTGTGACAGCTGTCATGCATACAGAACAGATTGCGAAAGCTATTTTGAAACTGTGTGAAAACCCGAAGATGCGGACCGTGATGGGGGAGAATGGCTATCAGCGCGTGTCACGGGATTATCGCAAAGAAACATTCATAGAAGGGTACCGCGGCCTCTATGAAACCATCGGAGGTGACTGA